Proteins from one Athene noctua chromosome 20, bAthNoc1.hap1.1, whole genome shotgun sequence genomic window:
- the CLIC3 gene encoding chloride intracellular channel protein 3, whose protein sequence is MAAGVPGLGAQGGTRLSRGLTLPWGGGTGACYGQKAQHRAMPSARHLPAWRWGWRGVQSPTGHWQHRQGAQAGAAAAGDAASRPGAGSSSGGRGPTAGRPRLRRGAKRGWERVHPGEECGLGGAAAPARVLTPQPPLRRQPPPSMAEKPQIQLFVKASEDGESMGHCPFCQRLFMVLLLKGVPFTLTTVDVKRAPDVLKDFAPGAQLPVLLYNGEPKTDTVTIEDFLEDHLAPPMFPSLVPQYRESSLAGNDIFHKFSTFIKNPSPAQDEALQRNLLRALLKLDEYLSAPLEYELARDPHLRASQRRFLDGDQLTLADCNLLPKLNIVQVVCQHYRRFGIPKDLQAVWRYLNSANETKEFKYTCPNSEEIVQAYRSVVRLPQ, encoded by the exons ATGGCTGCTGGAGTGCCAGGGTTGGGTGCCCAGGGAGGGACCAGGCTGAGCAGGGGGCTCACACTACCCTGGGGTGGGGGTACTGGAGCCTGCTATGGGCAAAAGGCACAACATAGGGCCATGCCCAGTGCTCGGCATCTTCCAGCGTGGCGGTGGGGCTGGCGGGGGGTGCAAAGCCCCACAGGAcactggcagcacaggcagggggcccaggcaggagctgctgcagctggcgATGCTGCGAGCAGgcctggggctggcagcagcagcggTGGCCGGGGCCCCACGGCAGGGCGTCCCCGGCTTCGCCGTGGGGCCAAGCGTGGGTGGGAGCGGGTGCACCCCGGGGAGGAATGTGGGCTGGGAGGGGCCGCGGCTCCAGCACGGGTGCTCACACCACAGCCACCACTCCGCCGGCAGCCACCACCCAGCATGGCCGAGAAACCTCAAATCCAGCTCTTCGTCAAG GCAAGCGAGGACGGGGAGAGCATGGGgcactgccccttctgccagcGGCTCTTCATGGTGCTGCTGCTCAAAGGGGTGCCCTTCACCCTCACCACCGTGGATGTGAAGAG GGCACCGGACGTGCTGAAGGACTTTGCACCAGGTGCCCAGCTGCCTGTTTTGCTCTACAACGGCGAGCCTAAGACTGACACCGTCACCATCGAGGACTTCCTGGAGGATCACCTGGCCCCCCCCAT GTTCCCCAGCCTGGTCCCACAGTACAGGGAGTCAAGCCTGGCTGGGAATGACATCTTCCACAAGTTCTCCACCTTCATCAAGAACCCATCGCCTGCCCAGGACGAGG CGCTGCAGCGGAACCTGCTGCGGGCCCTGCTGAAGCTGGACGAGTACCTGAGTGCCCCCCTGGAGTATGAGCTGGCCCGTGACCCCCACCTCCGGGCCTCCCAGCGCCGCTTCCTTGATGGGGACCAGCTCACGTTAGCCGACTGCAACCTGCTGCCCAAGCTCAACATTGTTCAG GTCGTGTGCCAGCATTACCGCCGCTTCGGGATCCCCAAGGACCTGCAGGCTGTGTGGCGCTACCTCAATAGTGCCAACGAAACCAAGGAGTTCAAATACACCTGCCCCAACAGCGAGGAAATCGTGCAAGCCTATCGCTCCGTGGTCCGGTTGCCACAGTGA